In one window of Zhihengliuella sp. ISTPL4 DNA:
- a CDS encoding acyl-CoA thioesterase, whose product MSADEHAIQTVERLLDVLDLDATQARTTEDIFTGSSHPMPSGRIYGGQVLAQTLVAAERTLPEDRAVHSMHGYFLRPGDASQGITIAVDRIHDGRSFSTRRTQAYQNGVPIFSMIASFQDADPGVEHAEPMPPGVPMPEDLVPDEDRVPGLAGGARRMLSERAADIRHVDSPLYLPNDDERVPRQAVWMRLRAPLPDDQRLHRAALAYLSDMTIQESILRAHGVSWSLPGLKVASLDHAMWWHRPARVDEWLLYAQESPSARGGRGLATGRVYSREGTLVASVAQEIMIRVPEDR is encoded by the coding sequence ATGAGCGCCGACGAGCACGCCATCCAGACCGTGGAGCGTCTACTCGACGTCCTCGACCTCGACGCCACCCAGGCGCGGACCACCGAGGACATCTTCACCGGCTCGTCGCACCCGATGCCGAGCGGCCGCATCTACGGCGGACAGGTGCTCGCGCAGACCCTCGTGGCCGCGGAGCGCACGCTGCCGGAGGACCGCGCCGTCCACTCGATGCACGGATACTTCCTCCGTCCCGGCGATGCGAGCCAGGGCATCACCATCGCCGTCGACCGCATCCACGACGGACGTTCGTTCTCCACCCGCCGCACCCAGGCGTACCAGAACGGCGTCCCGATCTTCTCGATGATCGCGTCGTTCCAGGACGCCGATCCCGGTGTGGAGCACGCCGAGCCCATGCCGCCAGGGGTGCCGATGCCGGAAGACCTCGTCCCCGACGAGGATCGCGTGCCGGGTCTCGCCGGCGGCGCACGACGCATGCTGAGCGAGCGTGCCGCCGACATCCGCCACGTCGACTCTCCGCTGTATCTGCCCAACGACGACGAGCGGGTTCCGCGGCAGGCGGTGTGGATGCGTCTGCGGGCTCCGCTCCCCGACGACCAGCGGCTGCATCGGGCAGCGCTCGCCTACCTCAGCGACATGACGATCCAGGAATCGATCCTCCGCGCGCACGGGGTCTCCTGGTCCCTCCCCGGGCTGAAGGTCGCGAGCCTCGACCACGCGATGTGGTGGCATCGTCCGGCGCGGGTAGACGAGTGGCTCCTCTACGCACAGGAGTCGCCCAGCGCTCGTGGGGGCCGCGGGTTGGCCACGGGACGGGTATACAGCCGGGAGGGAACGCTGGTCGCGAGCGTCGCCCAGGAGATCATGATCCGCGTCCCCGAGGATCGCTGA